In Oncorhynchus kisutch isolate 150728-3 linkage group LG5, Okis_V2, whole genome shotgun sequence, a genomic segment contains:
- the LOC109890602 gene encoding male-specific lethal 3 homolog isoform X1 gives MNSRGMKFKFHKGEKVLCFEPDPTKAKVLYDAKVVDVVIGKDERGKRVPEYLIHFNGWNRSWDRLAAEDHVLRETDENRKLQRKLARKAVARMRRKGWGKRRRRLPGVESALKTLPEEKEESDDACLITSSDNSDEDDSEDPESLKSEESDSSEDLDKMQEEQEAHAKMESEDKTINIDIPEVLKKKLEDDCYYINKRKKLVKLPCQMNILNILESYVKHFAFNAAFSANERYRSHQSTAQTSLSPHYVPPEKNEELCKEMVDGLRITFDFTLPMILLYPNEHAQFKKVSSSKFFLPIRDNIASSSKTLRERTPSPSGHNPSTPQSTDSQPALSEASTTTANPTTTPKRRRCASTADPDAPQSLRRSTRHTSGGERMAGEGGSATTSPQPKRRLASLDTPAQLPKFFLNLEKKTPVHSGSSSPLPQTPSKEGSGVFSGLESRRNNELNEVLSWKLTPDNYPQSDQPPPPSYLYGSQHLLRLFVKLPEILGKMQIPEKNLRALVKHLELFLSFPSSHLSALLYTEGHMTPFFSQLGTSQSFFKFKLIFY, from the exons ATGAACTCCCGGGGAATGAAATTTAAATTCCACAAAGGAGAAAAAGTCCTATGTTTCGAACCTGACCCTACGAAGGCTAAAGTACTCTATGATGCAAAG GTCGTCGATGTTGTAATTGGCAAAGATGAACGTGGAAAGCGAGTCCCAGAATACCTGATTCACTTCAATGGTTGGAACAGAAG TTGGGATCGATTGGCAGCAGAGGACCATGTGCTCAGGGAAACTGACGAAAATCGCAAATTACAACGTAAACTGGCTCGTAAAGCTGTGGCTCGCAT GAGGAGAAAGGGATGGGGGAAGAGACGTCGTCGTCTACCCGGTGTTGAGTCAGCTCTGAAGACACTTCctgaagagaaggaagagagtgaTGACGCAT GTTTGATTACGTCTTCAGACAACAGTGACGAGGACGATTCCGAGGATCCTGAATCTTTGAAAAGTGAGGAGAGCGACTCTTCCGAAGATTTGGACAAAATG CAGGAAGAGCAGGAAGCTCACGCTAAGATGGAGAGTGAGGACAAGACCATCAACATAGACATCCCTGAGGTTCTCAAGAAGAAACTGGAGGATGACTGCTACTACATCAACAAGAGGAAGAAG TTGGTGAAGCTTCCGTGCCAGATGAACATATTGAACATCTTGGAATCATACGTGAAGCACTTTGCCTTCAACGCAGCCTTCTCTGCCAATGAGAGGTACAGAAGTCACCAGAGCACCGCCCAGACCAGCCTCAGTCCTCACTATGTTCCTCCAGAGAAGAA TGAGGAGCTTTGCAAGGAGATGGTGGACGGCCTGAGAATCACCTTCGACTTCACCCTTCCCATGATCCTCCTGTACCCCAACGAGCACGCTCAGTTCAAGAAAGTCAGCTCCTCAAAGTTCTTCCTGCCTATCCGGGACAACATAGCCAGCTCCAGCAA GACCCTGCGTGAGCGCACCCCCAGCCCCTCTGGCCacaacccctccaccccccagTCCACGGACAGTCAACCGGCCCTGAGCGAGGCCTCCACAACCACGGCAAACCCCACCACCACGCCCAAACGCCGGCGCTGTGCCTCCACGGCCGACCCTGACGCCCCCCAGTCCCTGCGGCGCTCCACACGTCACACCTCTGGGGGTGAGCGGATGGCGGGCGAGGGGGGCAGCGCTACGACCTCACCCCAGCCCAAACGCCGCCTCGCCAGCCTCGACACGCCTGCCCAGCTGCCCAAGTTCTTCCTCAATCTGGAGAAGA AAACCCCTGTCCACAGTGGCTCGTCCTCTCCGTTGCCCCAGACACCCAGCAAGGAGGGCAGCGGCGTCTTCTCTGGCCTGGAGAGCCGACGGAACAACGAGCTCAATGAGGTCCTGAGCTGGAAGCTGACCCCTGATAACTACCCCCAGAGTGACCAGCCTCCCCCACCCTCCTACCTGTACGGCTCACAGCACCTCCTACGCCTCTTCG TGAAGCTGCCAGAGATCCTAGGGAAGATGCAAATCCCAGAGAAGAacctaagggccctggtcaaacaccTGGAGCTCTTCCTCAG TTTCCCCTCCAGCCACCTCTCTGCGCTGTTGTACACTGAGGGACATATGACTCCTTTCTTCTCACAGCTGGGTACGTCtcaatctttttttaaatttaagttaattttttattaa
- the LOC109890602 gene encoding male-specific lethal 3 homolog isoform X2, with the protein MNSRGMKFKFHKGEKVLCFEPDPTKAKVLYDAKVVDVVIGKDERGKRVPEYLIHFNGWNRSWDRLAAEDHVLRETDENRKLQRKLARKAVARMRRKGWGKRRRRLPGVESALKTLPEEKEESDDACLITSSDNSDEDDSEDPESLKSEESDSSEDLDKMEEQEAHAKMESEDKTINIDIPEVLKKKLEDDCYYINKRKKLVKLPCQMNILNILESYVKHFAFNAAFSANERYRSHQSTAQTSLSPHYVPPEKNEELCKEMVDGLRITFDFTLPMILLYPNEHAQFKKVSSSKFFLPIRDNIASSSKTLRERTPSPSGHNPSTPQSTDSQPALSEASTTTANPTTTPKRRRCASTADPDAPQSLRRSTRHTSGGERMAGEGGSATTSPQPKRRLASLDTPAQLPKFFLNLEKKTPVHSGSSSPLPQTPSKEGSGVFSGLESRRNNELNEVLSWKLTPDNYPQSDQPPPPSYLYGSQHLLRLFVKLPEILGKMQIPEKNLRALVKHLELFLSFPSSHLSALLYTEGHMTPFFSQLGTSQSFFKFKLIFY; encoded by the exons ATGAACTCCCGGGGAATGAAATTTAAATTCCACAAAGGAGAAAAAGTCCTATGTTTCGAACCTGACCCTACGAAGGCTAAAGTACTCTATGATGCAAAG GTCGTCGATGTTGTAATTGGCAAAGATGAACGTGGAAAGCGAGTCCCAGAATACCTGATTCACTTCAATGGTTGGAACAGAAG TTGGGATCGATTGGCAGCAGAGGACCATGTGCTCAGGGAAACTGACGAAAATCGCAAATTACAACGTAAACTGGCTCGTAAAGCTGTGGCTCGCAT GAGGAGAAAGGGATGGGGGAAGAGACGTCGTCGTCTACCCGGTGTTGAGTCAGCTCTGAAGACACTTCctgaagagaaggaagagagtgaTGACGCAT GTTTGATTACGTCTTCAGACAACAGTGACGAGGACGATTCCGAGGATCCTGAATCTTTGAAAAGTGAGGAGAGCGACTCTTCCGAAGATTTGGACAAAATG GAAGAGCAGGAAGCTCACGCTAAGATGGAGAGTGAGGACAAGACCATCAACATAGACATCCCTGAGGTTCTCAAGAAGAAACTGGAGGATGACTGCTACTACATCAACAAGAGGAAGAAG TTGGTGAAGCTTCCGTGCCAGATGAACATATTGAACATCTTGGAATCATACGTGAAGCACTTTGCCTTCAACGCAGCCTTCTCTGCCAATGAGAGGTACAGAAGTCACCAGAGCACCGCCCAGACCAGCCTCAGTCCTCACTATGTTCCTCCAGAGAAGAA TGAGGAGCTTTGCAAGGAGATGGTGGACGGCCTGAGAATCACCTTCGACTTCACCCTTCCCATGATCCTCCTGTACCCCAACGAGCACGCTCAGTTCAAGAAAGTCAGCTCCTCAAAGTTCTTCCTGCCTATCCGGGACAACATAGCCAGCTCCAGCAA GACCCTGCGTGAGCGCACCCCCAGCCCCTCTGGCCacaacccctccaccccccagTCCACGGACAGTCAACCGGCCCTGAGCGAGGCCTCCACAACCACGGCAAACCCCACCACCACGCCCAAACGCCGGCGCTGTGCCTCCACGGCCGACCCTGACGCCCCCCAGTCCCTGCGGCGCTCCACACGTCACACCTCTGGGGGTGAGCGGATGGCGGGCGAGGGGGGCAGCGCTACGACCTCACCCCAGCCCAAACGCCGCCTCGCCAGCCTCGACACGCCTGCCCAGCTGCCCAAGTTCTTCCTCAATCTGGAGAAGA AAACCCCTGTCCACAGTGGCTCGTCCTCTCCGTTGCCCCAGACACCCAGCAAGGAGGGCAGCGGCGTCTTCTCTGGCCTGGAGAGCCGACGGAACAACGAGCTCAATGAGGTCCTGAGCTGGAAGCTGACCCCTGATAACTACCCCCAGAGTGACCAGCCTCCCCCACCCTCCTACCTGTACGGCTCACAGCACCTCCTACGCCTCTTCG TGAAGCTGCCAGAGATCCTAGGGAAGATGCAAATCCCAGAGAAGAacctaagggccctggtcaaacaccTGGAGCTCTTCCTCAG TTTCCCCTCCAGCCACCTCTCTGCGCTGTTGTACACTGAGGGACATATGACTCCTTTCTTCTCACAGCTGGGTACGTCtcaatctttttttaaatttaagttaattttttattaa
- the LOC109890602 gene encoding male-specific lethal 3 homolog isoform X3, whose translation MNSRGMKFKFHKGEKVLCFEPDPTKAKVLYDAKVVDVVIGKDERGKRVPEYLIHFNGWNRSWDRLAAEDHVLRETDENRKLQRKLARKAVARMRRKGWGKRRRRLPGVESALKTLPEEKEESDDACLITSSDNSDEDDSEDPESLKSEESDSSEDLDKMQEEQEAHAKMESEDKTINIDIPEVLKKKLEDDCYYINKRKKLVKLPCQMNILNILESYVKHFAFNAAFSANERYRSHQSTAQTSLSPHYVPPEKNEELCKEMVDGLRITFDFTLPMILLYPNEHAQFKKVSSSKFFLPIRDNIASSSKTLRERTPSPSGHNPSTPQSTDSQPALSEASTTTANPTTTPKRRRCASTADPDAPQSLRRSTRHTSGGERMAGEGGSATTSPQPKRRLASLDTPAQLPKFFLNLEKKTPVHSGSSSPLPQTPSKEGSGVFSGLESRRNNELNEVLSWKLTPDNYPQSDQPPPPSYLYGSQHLLRLFVKLPEILGKMQIPEKNLRALVKHLELFLRFLAEFHEDFFPESAYVSSSEAHYCMKHPRAVY comes from the exons ATGAACTCCCGGGGAATGAAATTTAAATTCCACAAAGGAGAAAAAGTCCTATGTTTCGAACCTGACCCTACGAAGGCTAAAGTACTCTATGATGCAAAG GTCGTCGATGTTGTAATTGGCAAAGATGAACGTGGAAAGCGAGTCCCAGAATACCTGATTCACTTCAATGGTTGGAACAGAAG TTGGGATCGATTGGCAGCAGAGGACCATGTGCTCAGGGAAACTGACGAAAATCGCAAATTACAACGTAAACTGGCTCGTAAAGCTGTGGCTCGCAT GAGGAGAAAGGGATGGGGGAAGAGACGTCGTCGTCTACCCGGTGTTGAGTCAGCTCTGAAGACACTTCctgaagagaaggaagagagtgaTGACGCAT GTTTGATTACGTCTTCAGACAACAGTGACGAGGACGATTCCGAGGATCCTGAATCTTTGAAAAGTGAGGAGAGCGACTCTTCCGAAGATTTGGACAAAATG CAGGAAGAGCAGGAAGCTCACGCTAAGATGGAGAGTGAGGACAAGACCATCAACATAGACATCCCTGAGGTTCTCAAGAAGAAACTGGAGGATGACTGCTACTACATCAACAAGAGGAAGAAG TTGGTGAAGCTTCCGTGCCAGATGAACATATTGAACATCTTGGAATCATACGTGAAGCACTTTGCCTTCAACGCAGCCTTCTCTGCCAATGAGAGGTACAGAAGTCACCAGAGCACCGCCCAGACCAGCCTCAGTCCTCACTATGTTCCTCCAGAGAAGAA TGAGGAGCTTTGCAAGGAGATGGTGGACGGCCTGAGAATCACCTTCGACTTCACCCTTCCCATGATCCTCCTGTACCCCAACGAGCACGCTCAGTTCAAGAAAGTCAGCTCCTCAAAGTTCTTCCTGCCTATCCGGGACAACATAGCCAGCTCCAGCAA GACCCTGCGTGAGCGCACCCCCAGCCCCTCTGGCCacaacccctccaccccccagTCCACGGACAGTCAACCGGCCCTGAGCGAGGCCTCCACAACCACGGCAAACCCCACCACCACGCCCAAACGCCGGCGCTGTGCCTCCACGGCCGACCCTGACGCCCCCCAGTCCCTGCGGCGCTCCACACGTCACACCTCTGGGGGTGAGCGGATGGCGGGCGAGGGGGGCAGCGCTACGACCTCACCCCAGCCCAAACGCCGCCTCGCCAGCCTCGACACGCCTGCCCAGCTGCCCAAGTTCTTCCTCAATCTGGAGAAGA AAACCCCTGTCCACAGTGGCTCGTCCTCTCCGTTGCCCCAGACACCCAGCAAGGAGGGCAGCGGCGTCTTCTCTGGCCTGGAGAGCCGACGGAACAACGAGCTCAATGAGGTCCTGAGCTGGAAGCTGACCCCTGATAACTACCCCCAGAGTGACCAGCCTCCCCCACCCTCCTACCTGTACGGCTCACAGCACCTCCTACGCCTCTTCG TGAAGCTGCCAGAGATCCTAGGGAAGATGCAAATCCCAGAGAAGAacctaagggccctggtcaaacaccTGGAGCTCTTCCTCAG
- the LOC109890602 gene encoding male-specific lethal 3 homolog isoform X4, translating to MNSRGMKFKFHKGEKVLCFEPDPTKAKVLYDAKVVDVVIGKDERGKRVPEYLIHFNGWNRSWDRLAAEDHVLRETDENRKLQRKLARKAVARMRRKGWGKRRRRLPGVESALKTLPEEKEESDDACLITSSDNSDEDDSEDPESLKSEESDSSEDLDKMEEQEAHAKMESEDKTINIDIPEVLKKKLEDDCYYINKRKKLVKLPCQMNILNILESYVKHFAFNAAFSANERYRSHQSTAQTSLSPHYVPPEKNEELCKEMVDGLRITFDFTLPMILLYPNEHAQFKKVSSSKFFLPIRDNIASSSKTLRERTPSPSGHNPSTPQSTDSQPALSEASTTTANPTTTPKRRRCASTADPDAPQSLRRSTRHTSGGERMAGEGGSATTSPQPKRRLASLDTPAQLPKFFLNLEKKTPVHSGSSSPLPQTPSKEGSGVFSGLESRRNNELNEVLSWKLTPDNYPQSDQPPPPSYLYGSQHLLRLFVKLPEILGKMQIPEKNLRALVKHLELFLRFLAEFHEDFFPESAYVSSSEAHYCMKHPRAVY from the exons ATGAACTCCCGGGGAATGAAATTTAAATTCCACAAAGGAGAAAAAGTCCTATGTTTCGAACCTGACCCTACGAAGGCTAAAGTACTCTATGATGCAAAG GTCGTCGATGTTGTAATTGGCAAAGATGAACGTGGAAAGCGAGTCCCAGAATACCTGATTCACTTCAATGGTTGGAACAGAAG TTGGGATCGATTGGCAGCAGAGGACCATGTGCTCAGGGAAACTGACGAAAATCGCAAATTACAACGTAAACTGGCTCGTAAAGCTGTGGCTCGCAT GAGGAGAAAGGGATGGGGGAAGAGACGTCGTCGTCTACCCGGTGTTGAGTCAGCTCTGAAGACACTTCctgaagagaaggaagagagtgaTGACGCAT GTTTGATTACGTCTTCAGACAACAGTGACGAGGACGATTCCGAGGATCCTGAATCTTTGAAAAGTGAGGAGAGCGACTCTTCCGAAGATTTGGACAAAATG GAAGAGCAGGAAGCTCACGCTAAGATGGAGAGTGAGGACAAGACCATCAACATAGACATCCCTGAGGTTCTCAAGAAGAAACTGGAGGATGACTGCTACTACATCAACAAGAGGAAGAAG TTGGTGAAGCTTCCGTGCCAGATGAACATATTGAACATCTTGGAATCATACGTGAAGCACTTTGCCTTCAACGCAGCCTTCTCTGCCAATGAGAGGTACAGAAGTCACCAGAGCACCGCCCAGACCAGCCTCAGTCCTCACTATGTTCCTCCAGAGAAGAA TGAGGAGCTTTGCAAGGAGATGGTGGACGGCCTGAGAATCACCTTCGACTTCACCCTTCCCATGATCCTCCTGTACCCCAACGAGCACGCTCAGTTCAAGAAAGTCAGCTCCTCAAAGTTCTTCCTGCCTATCCGGGACAACATAGCCAGCTCCAGCAA GACCCTGCGTGAGCGCACCCCCAGCCCCTCTGGCCacaacccctccaccccccagTCCACGGACAGTCAACCGGCCCTGAGCGAGGCCTCCACAACCACGGCAAACCCCACCACCACGCCCAAACGCCGGCGCTGTGCCTCCACGGCCGACCCTGACGCCCCCCAGTCCCTGCGGCGCTCCACACGTCACACCTCTGGGGGTGAGCGGATGGCGGGCGAGGGGGGCAGCGCTACGACCTCACCCCAGCCCAAACGCCGCCTCGCCAGCCTCGACACGCCTGCCCAGCTGCCCAAGTTCTTCCTCAATCTGGAGAAGA AAACCCCTGTCCACAGTGGCTCGTCCTCTCCGTTGCCCCAGACACCCAGCAAGGAGGGCAGCGGCGTCTTCTCTGGCCTGGAGAGCCGACGGAACAACGAGCTCAATGAGGTCCTGAGCTGGAAGCTGACCCCTGATAACTACCCCCAGAGTGACCAGCCTCCCCCACCCTCCTACCTGTACGGCTCACAGCACCTCCTACGCCTCTTCG TGAAGCTGCCAGAGATCCTAGGGAAGATGCAAATCCCAGAGAAGAacctaagggccctggtcaaacaccTGGAGCTCTTCCTCAG